One Microbacterium sp. W4I20 DNA window includes the following coding sequences:
- a CDS encoding aminotransferase class V-fold PLP-dependent enzyme — translation MSISPAADVIAPLSDAEVERLREDFPILQTQVHGHPLTYLDSGATSQRPFAVLDAEREFATTMNSAVHRGAHTLAAEATELFEDARGTLARFVGADDDDEIVWTSNATEAINLVAYALSNASVGRGGAAAEQLRLREGDEIVTTEMEHHANLIPWQELAARTGATLRVIPLDDDGALRLDVAADLIGARTKLVAFTHVSNVLGVINPVDRLVALARQVGALTLLDACQSAPHLPLDVRALDVDFAVLSGHKMLGPTGIGALYGRRALLEVMPPFLTGGSMITTVTTTAAEYLPPPQRFEAGTQRVSQVIALAAAVDYLTAVGMPRIAAHEAAFGRRLVDGLTAIEGVRVLGAGIDLPRVGLASFDVTGIHSHDLGQFLDDLGIAVRVGHHCAQPLHRRLGVTSSTRASTYLYTTDAEVDAVIEGVAGAIDFFRRGA, via the coding sequence ATGAGCATTTCTCCGGCTGCCGACGTGATCGCCCCGCTGAGCGACGCCGAGGTGGAGCGCCTCCGCGAGGACTTCCCGATTCTGCAGACGCAGGTGCACGGGCATCCGCTCACCTATCTCGACTCCGGCGCCACGTCGCAGCGACCGTTCGCCGTGCTCGATGCGGAGCGCGAGTTCGCGACCACCATGAACTCGGCCGTGCACCGCGGCGCGCACACGCTCGCCGCCGAGGCGACCGAGCTCTTCGAGGACGCGCGCGGCACGCTCGCCCGATTCGTCGGCGCCGACGACGACGACGAGATCGTCTGGACGTCGAACGCCACCGAGGCGATCAACCTCGTGGCGTACGCGCTGTCGAATGCCTCCGTCGGACGCGGGGGAGCGGCGGCGGAGCAGCTCCGGCTGCGCGAAGGCGACGAGATCGTCACGACCGAGATGGAGCACCACGCCAACCTCATCCCGTGGCAGGAGCTGGCCGCGCGCACCGGCGCCACCCTTCGCGTGATCCCCCTCGACGACGACGGTGCCCTTCGGCTCGATGTCGCGGCCGACCTCATCGGCGCGCGCACCAAGCTCGTGGCCTTCACCCACGTCTCGAACGTGCTCGGGGTCATCAACCCGGTCGACCGGCTCGTCGCGCTGGCCCGCCAGGTCGGCGCGCTCACCCTGCTCGACGCCTGCCAGTCGGCGCCGCACCTCCCGCTCGACGTCCGCGCGCTCGACGTCGACTTCGCCGTGCTGTCAGGCCACAAGATGCTCGGCCCGACCGGCATCGGCGCCCTCTACGGCCGACGCGCGCTGCTCGAGGTCATGCCCCCGTTCCTGACCGGTGGGTCGATGATCACGACCGTCACGACCACCGCCGCCGAATACCTCCCGCCGCCGCAGCGCTTCGAGGCGGGCACCCAGCGGGTGTCGCAGGTGATTGCGCTCGCCGCAGCCGTCGACTATCTGACCGCCGTGGGGATGCCGCGCATCGCCGCGCACGAGGCGGCCTTCGGCCGGCGCCTCGTCGACGGGCTCACCGCGATCGAGGGCGTGCGCGTGCTCGGCGCCGGCATCGATCTGCCGCGCGTCGGACTCGCGAGCTTCGACGTGACCGGCATCCATTCCCACGACCTCGGCCAGTTCCTCGACGACCTCGGCATCGCGGTGCGCGTCGGGCACCACTGCGCCCAGCCGCTGCACCGGCGCCTCGGTGTCACCTCGTCGACCCGGGCGAGCACCTATCTCTACACGACGGATGCCGAGGTGGACGCCGTGATCGAGGGCGTCGCCGGAGCGATCGACTTCTTCCGGAGGGGCGCATGA
- a CDS encoding NADPH-dependent F420 reductase, protein MTTLGIIGAGHIGSQVARVAVANGYDVVIANSRGPETLVDLVAELGPQAKAATAADAAAAGDAVVVTVPLHAIDSLPVEQLAGKIVLDTNNYYFERDGRIEALDKGETTTSELLQQKLPNSKIAKAFNHILAKDITTDGKPAGAPDRRALATAGDDAEAVEFATRFYDEAGFDTVNVGPLSESWRVERDRPAYVARQNAEELTANLAIANRLP, encoded by the coding sequence ATGACAACTCTCGGAATCATCGGAGCAGGACACATCGGCAGCCAGGTCGCTCGCGTGGCGGTGGCGAACGGCTACGACGTGGTGATCGCGAACTCGCGCGGGCCGGAGACGCTCGTAGACTTGGTCGCCGAGCTCGGCCCGCAGGCGAAGGCCGCCACCGCAGCGGATGCCGCCGCCGCGGGCGACGCCGTGGTCGTGACGGTGCCGCTGCACGCGATCGACAGCCTTCCCGTCGAGCAGCTCGCCGGCAAGATCGTGCTCGACACCAACAACTACTACTTCGAGCGCGACGGGCGCATCGAGGCCCTCGACAAGGGGGAGACCACGACCTCGGAGCTGCTGCAGCAGAAGCTGCCGAACTCGAAGATCGCGAAGGCCTTCAATCACATCCTCGCCAAGGACATCACGACCGACGGCAAGCCGGCTGGCGCACCGGACCGCCGCGCACTCGCCACGGCCGGCGACGACGCAGAGGCCGTCGAGTTCGCCACCCGCTTCTACGACGAGGCCGGATTCGACACCGTGAACGTCGGCCCGCTCAGCGAGTCCTGGCGAGTCGAGCGCGACCGCCCGGCCTACGTCGCGCGGCAGAACGCCGAGGAGCTCACCGCGAACCTCGCGATCGCGAACCGCCTGCCCTGA
- a CDS encoding GntR family transcriptional regulator yields MTGAGATGELESVRVTRVLRDDIVLGRRVPGSRLVERDIAAELNVSRLPVREAIRTLVAEGVVIARPRSWAVVREFTHRDIRDFAEVRESMETLIFVFAAERHDETGLARLREVYERERAAAQAGDADGARSAAGEFHEVAAKLAGNEMLCELIDVFATRLRWLFGQHDDLLAMAEEHRVIFEAIAARDTEALRRIVPEHLATGQAAAELRLASSDIAI; encoded by the coding sequence ATGACGGGGGCGGGGGCTACCGGCGAACTCGAGTCGGTGAGGGTGACGCGCGTTCTGCGCGACGACATCGTGCTGGGCCGGCGCGTGCCCGGGTCCCGGCTCGTCGAGCGCGACATCGCCGCGGAACTGAACGTTTCTCGTCTTCCGGTGCGCGAGGCCATCCGCACGCTCGTCGCCGAGGGCGTCGTGATCGCTCGTCCGCGCAGCTGGGCCGTGGTCCGCGAGTTCACACACCGTGACATCCGGGACTTCGCCGAAGTGCGCGAATCGATGGAGACTTTGATCTTCGTCTTCGCCGCCGAGCGGCACGATGAGACCGGACTCGCCCGCCTGCGCGAGGTCTACGAGCGCGAGCGGGCAGCGGCACAGGCCGGTGATGCCGATGGTGCGAGGTCGGCGGCCGGCGAGTTCCACGAGGTCGCCGCGAAGCTGGCCGGCAACGAGATGCTGTGCGAGCTGATCGACGTGTTCGCCACCCGGTTGCGCTGGCTCTTCGGGCAGCACGACGACCTGCTCGCGATGGCGGAGGAGCACCGAGTGATCTTCGAGGCCATCGCGGCGAGGGACACGGAGGCGCTGCGCCGGATCGTGCCCGAGCATCTCGCCACCGGCCAGGCGGCCGCCGAGCTGCGTCTGGCGAGCAGCGACATCGCGATCTGA
- a CDS encoding SDR family oxidoreductase, with translation MSKIVVIGGTGLIGSKVVRLLAEHGHEAVAASPNTGVDTLTGAGLAEAFAGASAVLDVSNSPSFADADVLAFFTTATRNISRHAADAGVGHYVALSVVGAERMTDSGYMRAKVEQERLIAGSGIPYSIVHATQFFEFVGAIAGSATVDDEVHLSEALIQPMAADDVAAAVARATVGTPTGRISEVAGPEQFSLAGFVRTGLAFRGDPRPVVVDPDACYFGEKLTSHMLLPGADAQLAETRFADWLPLNPPPTR, from the coding sequence ATGTCGAAGATCGTCGTCATCGGCGGCACCGGTCTGATCGGATCCAAGGTCGTCCGCCTGCTCGCCGAACACGGACACGAGGCCGTCGCCGCCTCCCCGAACACCGGCGTCGACACGCTCACCGGTGCGGGGCTGGCCGAGGCATTCGCCGGTGCATCCGCTGTGCTGGACGTGTCGAACTCGCCGTCGTTCGCCGACGCGGACGTGCTCGCCTTCTTCACCACCGCGACCCGCAACATCTCCCGCCATGCCGCTGATGCCGGAGTCGGTCACTATGTCGCGTTGTCGGTGGTCGGGGCGGAGCGCATGACGGACAGCGGCTACATGCGAGCGAAGGTCGAGCAGGAGCGGCTCATCGCGGGGTCCGGCATCCCGTACTCGATCGTGCATGCCACGCAGTTCTTCGAGTTCGTCGGAGCGATCGCAGGGAGCGCGACCGTCGACGACGAGGTGCATCTCTCCGAGGCGCTCATCCAGCCGATGGCCGCCGACGACGTGGCCGCGGCCGTCGCCCGCGCCACCGTCGGGACGCCGACCGGCAGGATCAGCGAGGTCGCCGGACCCGAGCAGTTCTCGCTCGCCGGGTTCGTGCGCACGGGCCTGGCCTTCCGCGGCGATCCGCGACCTGTCGTCGTCGACCCGGATGCTTGCTACTTCGGCGAGAAGCTCACCTCGCACATGCTGCTGCCTGGTGCCGACGCGCAGCTCGCCGAGACGCGGTTCGCGGATTGGCTGCCGCTGAACCCGCCGCCGACCCGCTGA
- the sufU gene encoding Fe-S cluster assembly sulfur transfer protein SufU produces MSDLQNLYQELILDHSRTPHGYGLREEIAAQSHQVNPTCGDEVTLQVHRTDDGSIEAIAWEGHGCAISQASASLLAELAEGLSQADLEIRIAAFREAMRSRGKIEPDEELLGDAAALGGVSKYVARVKCAMLAWVAAEDALARG; encoded by the coding sequence ATGAGCGACCTGCAGAACCTGTATCAGGAGCTGATCCTCGACCACTCCCGCACGCCGCACGGCTACGGGCTGCGCGAAGAGATCGCGGCCCAGTCGCACCAGGTCAACCCGACCTGCGGCGACGAGGTCACCCTCCAGGTGCACCGTACCGACGACGGCTCGATCGAGGCGATCGCCTGGGAGGGGCACGGATGCGCGATCTCGCAGGCCTCGGCTTCGTTGCTCGCCGAACTCGCCGAGGGTCTCTCGCAGGCCGATCTCGAGATCCGGATCGCCGCGTTCCGCGAGGCGATGCGCTCGCGCGGAAAGATCGAGCCCGACGAGGAGCTCCTCGGCGATGCCGCGGCGCTCGGCGGAGTGTCGAAGTACGTCGCGCGGGTCAAGTGCGCGATGCTCGCCTGGGTCGCGGCAGAGGATGCTCTGGCGCGAGGCTGA
- a CDS encoding SDR family oxidoreductase codes for MNIVVIGGTGLIGARVVQQLRALGHDVRAAARATGVNSFTAEGLAEALEGAETLIDVSNSSYTDGAGAQEFFSGSTLNLLSYGAAAGIRHHLALSVVGTDRLARSEGGYFQAKEMQERLIRDSGRDYSIVHATQFYEFIRSITDAATIHGIARLADALIRPMAADDVAAAVVATALDAPRNGMLEFGGPEEFQIAELARRELRFQHDDREIVADPLATYFGAALAPRELLPGPHAALSTRTFHDWQVGKA; via the coding sequence ATGAACATCGTCGTCATCGGCGGAACCGGGCTCATCGGCGCGCGCGTCGTGCAGCAACTCCGTGCACTCGGGCATGACGTCCGAGCGGCAGCCCGAGCCACGGGCGTCAACTCGTTCACCGCGGAGGGCCTGGCCGAGGCGCTCGAAGGGGCCGAGACCCTGATCGACGTCTCGAACTCGTCGTACACCGACGGCGCCGGCGCGCAGGAGTTCTTCTCCGGCTCCACGCTCAATCTTCTCAGCTACGGCGCCGCCGCCGGCATCCGTCATCATCTCGCTCTCTCCGTCGTGGGCACCGACCGTCTCGCACGGAGCGAAGGCGGATACTTCCAGGCGAAGGAGATGCAGGAGCGATTGATCCGCGATTCCGGACGCGACTACTCGATCGTCCACGCCACGCAGTTCTACGAGTTCATCCGGAGCATCACCGACGCCGCCACGATCCACGGCATCGCGCGACTCGCGGATGCGCTGATCCGACCGATGGCCGCCGACGACGTCGCCGCCGCGGTCGTCGCGACCGCGCTGGACGCGCCCCGCAACGGCATGCTCGAGTTCGGCGGCCCCGAGGAGTTCCAGATCGCAGAACTCGCCCGGCGCGAGCTGCGTTTCCAGCACGACGACCGCGAGATCGTCGCCGACCCCCTGGCGACCTATTTCGGCGCTGCGCTCGCTCCGCGCGAGCTGCTTCCCGGCCCGCACGCGGCTCTGTCGACGCGGACCTTCCACGACTGGCAGGTCGGCAAGGCCTGA
- a CDS encoding SDR family oxidoreductase gives MGKRIVVVGGTGHIGRMLVERLLHRAQAVVVASPSTGVDAASGVGLTEALSGADVVIDVSNSPRVDGDTALEFFTRTTRRLLEAERTAGVQHHLALSIVGADAVVEDGYFAAKHAQEQVIADSGMPSTILRSTQFFEFARSIAEWNTVADTIHLPATTVRPVAAGDVADALAALALEEPAGVLELAGPESMHLGSFVGRVLLSDHDPRYVVEDEGARANGFNIDAARLAPLEIDLTGTTALADWIASMHHALRAERS, from the coding sequence ATGGGAAAGCGGATCGTCGTCGTCGGCGGCACAGGACATATCGGACGGATGCTGGTCGAGCGGCTGCTGCACCGGGCGCAGGCCGTCGTCGTCGCCTCCCCGTCCACCGGAGTGGATGCGGCGAGCGGCGTCGGGCTCACCGAGGCGCTCAGCGGCGCCGACGTGGTGATCGACGTGAGCAATTCCCCGCGGGTGGACGGCGACACCGCGCTCGAGTTCTTCACGCGGACCACGCGTCGACTGCTCGAAGCCGAGCGAACGGCGGGCGTGCAGCACCACCTCGCGCTGTCGATCGTCGGTGCGGATGCCGTCGTCGAGGACGGCTATTTCGCCGCCAAGCACGCGCAGGAGCAGGTGATCGCCGACAGCGGCATGCCGTCGACGATCCTCCGCTCGACGCAGTTCTTCGAGTTCGCCCGCTCGATCGCGGAGTGGAACACCGTGGCCGACACCATCCATCTGCCCGCGACCACCGTTCGGCCCGTGGCGGCGGGTGATGTGGCGGACGCTCTCGCCGCGCTCGCGCTCGAGGAGCCCGCCGGTGTGCTCGAACTCGCCGGCCCCGAGTCGATGCACCTCGGATCGTTCGTCGGGCGGGTGCTGCTGTCCGACCACGACCCGCGGTACGTCGTCGAGGACGAGGGCGCCAGGGCGAACGGCTTCAACATCGACGCCGCCCGACTCGCGCCGCTCGAGATCGACCTGACCGGCACCACCGCCCTCGCGGACTGGATCGCCTCGATGCATCACGCACTCCGCGCGGAACGTTCCTGA
- a CDS encoding SDR family oxidoreductase, with protein sequence MKHLDLVGSTTVITGAANGMGAEIARLLAARGVHLALIDHDASALAAIAETLSGATVTTHVIDLRDDDAVFAGVAEITAAHPRINALITCAGSSMLGNLDQLTMEEMRWLTDVNLWGTVSVTKALLPALRSAPAAHITHLASVYAMAAPAGRIPYAMSKFAVRAFSEALRHELEGSTVTVGAVYPAGVRTGIILHGRYAAAIDPDVAARAAAAQAQMYHTEPSDAAARIIRATERRAARTMVGREARLIDVLVRAAPSHYWRVMRRPLRKAVDTTTPVA encoded by the coding sequence GTGAAGCATCTCGATCTCGTCGGCAGCACCACCGTGATCACGGGCGCAGCGAACGGGATGGGCGCGGAGATCGCCCGACTGCTGGCCGCGCGCGGCGTGCACCTGGCACTCATCGATCACGACGCCTCCGCGTTGGCGGCCATCGCCGAGACCCTGAGCGGCGCGACCGTGACGACGCACGTGATCGACCTCCGCGACGACGATGCGGTCTTCGCCGGCGTCGCCGAGATCACGGCTGCGCACCCGCGGATCAACGCCCTGATCACCTGCGCGGGATCGTCGATGCTGGGCAACCTCGACCAGCTCACGATGGAGGAGATGCGCTGGCTCACCGACGTCAACCTCTGGGGCACGGTCTCGGTCACCAAGGCACTCCTGCCGGCGCTGCGCTCCGCACCCGCGGCGCACATCACGCACCTCGCCAGCGTCTATGCGATGGCAGCGCCCGCCGGGCGGATCCCCTACGCGATGAGCAAGTTCGCCGTGCGCGCGTTCTCCGAAGCGCTGCGGCACGAGCTCGAGGGCAGCACCGTGACGGTCGGCGCCGTGTATCCCGCGGGGGTGCGCACGGGCATCATCCTGCACGGCCGGTACGCGGCCGCGATCGATCCCGATGTCGCGGCGCGCGCCGCGGCCGCTCAGGCGCAGATGTATCACACGGAACCATCGGATGCCGCGGCCCGCATCATCCGCGCGACAGAGCGTCGCGCAGCGCGGACCATGGTCGGACGTGAGGCACGACTGATCGACGTCCTGGTGCGCGCGGCACCGTCGCACTACTGGCGGGTGATGCGGCGGCCGCTCCGCAAGGCGGTCGACACGACCACGCCCGTCGCCTGA
- a CDS encoding asparagine synthase → MGRTADAIAEGVAIATAAARLAVKNHILVGTIAEGGVFDIEKYIADAREALGAMAEEAEEAAANVTALRKRARGRHSDPAGTHDYRDRDVRNLRRRAKQSTGVGVRLREIMQDRERLSVIVEEAREAAWSDVRHNLDRRLRVEGMRPDQDPDYGRMRDARMQALRLVDLQALSSEQRARSKRQKKQAKAEALDD, encoded by the coding sequence GTGGGACGAACAGCGGATGCCATCGCCGAAGGCGTGGCGATCGCGACAGCTGCCGCGCGCCTCGCCGTGAAGAACCACATCCTCGTGGGGACCATCGCCGAAGGCGGCGTTTTCGACATCGAGAAGTACATCGCCGATGCCCGCGAGGCCCTCGGTGCCATGGCGGAAGAGGCGGAAGAAGCCGCGGCGAACGTCACCGCGCTCCGCAAGCGCGCGCGGGGCCGGCACTCCGATCCGGCCGGCACGCACGACTACCGTGACCGCGATGTGCGCAACCTGCGACGTCGTGCCAAGCAGTCCACCGGGGTCGGTGTGCGGCTGCGCGAGATCATGCAGGACCGGGAGCGTCTCAGCGTCATCGTCGAGGAGGCGCGCGAGGCGGCGTGGTCCGATGTGCGCCACAATCTCGATCGCCGCCTGCGTGTCGAGGGGATGCGTCCCGACCAGGATCCGGACTACGGCCGCATGCGGGATGCGCGCATGCAAGCGCTGCGACTGGTCGACCTCCAGGCCCTGTCGTCGGAGCAGCGCGCACGGTCCAAACGGCAGAAGAAGCAGGCGAAGGCCGAGGCCCTCGACGACTGA
- a CDS encoding RNA polymerase sigma-70 factor produces MPYEPTRELDDAIAVFDAHRRRLFGIAYRMLGTVSDAEDTVQETWIRWQNTDRSGIREPAAFLATITTRLAINTLQSAHSRRETYIGPWLPEPVNTDDDPALGAERGEALQYAVLMLLEKLTPTERAAYVLREAFDYPYPRIAEVISSTTVNARQLVSRARGHLGAARKAEPSKAEQRRLLEAFLAAAQRGDVSALESIFAADVVSYTDGNGVKLAARIPMFGRTRVAKFTAAFSGHFWSGKSIGWVEVNGQPAATLLSDGEVTTLVTVTTGPDGIEQVLWVMAPEKLGHAELVRG; encoded by the coding sequence ATGCCGTACGAGCCGACGAGGGAGCTGGACGACGCGATCGCCGTCTTCGACGCGCACCGACGACGCCTGTTCGGCATCGCCTATCGGATGCTGGGAACGGTGTCCGATGCCGAGGACACCGTGCAGGAGACCTGGATCCGCTGGCAGAACACCGACCGCTCCGGCATCCGCGAACCGGCCGCCTTCCTCGCGACGATCACCACCCGACTCGCCATCAACACGCTGCAGTCCGCGCATTCACGGCGCGAGACCTACATCGGCCCCTGGCTGCCGGAGCCGGTGAACACCGACGACGACCCCGCTCTCGGCGCCGAGAGGGGCGAGGCGCTGCAGTATGCGGTGCTGATGCTGCTCGAGAAGCTGACCCCGACCGAGCGCGCGGCCTACGTGCTGCGCGAAGCCTTCGACTACCCGTACCCGCGCATCGCCGAGGTCATCTCGTCCACCACGGTGAATGCCCGTCAGCTCGTGAGTCGCGCGCGAGGACACCTCGGCGCTGCGCGCAAGGCGGAGCCGAGCAAAGCCGAGCAGCGTCGGCTGCTCGAAGCGTTCCTCGCTGCCGCGCAGCGGGGCGACGTCAGCGCGCTCGAGTCGATCTTCGCGGCCGACGTCGTCAGCTACACCGACGGCAACGGCGTGAAGCTCGCGGCCCGCATCCCGATGTTCGGGCGCACCAGGGTCGCGAAGTTCACCGCCGCGTTCTCCGGGCATTTCTGGTCCGGCAAGAGCATCGGGTGGGTGGAGGTGAACGGCCAGCCGGCAGCGACCCTCCTCTCCGACGGAGAGGTCACCACCCTCGTCACGGTCACCACCGGACCGGACGGCATCGAGCAGGTGCTGTGGGTCATGGCTCCCGAGAAGCTCGGTCACGCCGAGCTGGTCCGGGGATGA
- a CDS encoding LysR family transcriptional regulator, with amino-acid sequence MNLEQLRGFVEVARLGHFTRASEHLHLAQPSLSRQISTLERELGAELFHRARGHIALTAAGETLLPRAQRMLADAEAIREEMDELRGLRRGRVRLGAPPTLCISLVAEAISVFHSAHPDVDLHLIESGSRLLVDQLAVGAVDIALITESDGPPPSGFSLTRTPLLTEELVVVSAASRPPVAVTPAIGLDHLATLPLIALDETYELRATTDAAFRSVGLTPTLVLEGAEMDAVLRFVERGLGVAVVPAMVLLDQPALRSVRLTHPMMTRTVSLAHRSDVTPAVAVAAMRRVLVSTAAEVARRDPAITSLL; translated from the coding sequence ATGAACCTCGAGCAACTCCGCGGGTTCGTCGAGGTCGCCCGGCTCGGCCACTTCACCCGCGCGTCCGAGCACCTGCACCTGGCGCAGCCCTCCCTGAGCCGGCAGATCTCGACGCTCGAGCGCGAACTGGGCGCGGAGCTGTTCCATCGCGCGCGCGGCCACATCGCCCTCACCGCCGCCGGTGAGACACTTCTTCCCCGCGCCCAGCGGATGCTCGCTGACGCCGAGGCCATACGCGAGGAGATGGACGAGCTGCGGGGCCTGCGACGCGGGCGCGTGCGCCTGGGCGCCCCTCCGACGCTGTGCATCAGTCTCGTGGCCGAAGCGATCAGCGTCTTCCACTCCGCGCACCCCGACGTCGACCTGCACCTGATCGAAAGCGGCTCGCGTCTGCTCGTCGATCAGCTCGCCGTCGGCGCCGTCGACATCGCGCTGATCACCGAGTCGGACGGGCCCCCGCCGTCAGGGTTCAGTCTCACTCGCACACCGTTGCTCACCGAGGAGCTCGTCGTCGTCTCTGCGGCGTCCCGGCCACCGGTGGCGGTGACGCCCGCGATCGGACTCGATCATCTCGCCACACTTCCGCTGATCGCCCTCGACGAGACCTACGAGCTCCGCGCCACGACCGATGCCGCTTTCCGCTCCGTGGGGCTCACGCCGACGCTCGTGTTGGAGGGCGCCGAGATGGATGCCGTGCTGCGCTTCGTGGAGCGCGGGCTCGGGGTCGCCGTGGTGCCGGCGATGGTGCTGCTCGACCAACCCGCGTTGCGATCCGTGCGGCTGACACATCCGATGATGACCCGCACCGTCAGCCTCGCGCACCGATCCGACGTCACCCCCGCCGTCGCGGTCGCCGCGATGCGCAGGGTTCTCGTGTCGACGGCCGCCGAGGTCGCGCGGCGCGATCCGGCGATCACGAGCCTGCTTTAG
- a CDS encoding SDR family oxidoreductase produces MAKIIVIGGSGNIGSRVVEKLRAHGHDVVAASRQNGIDAYTGIGLAEILAGADVVVDTTQAPSFDAEVVRDYFTTSTAHLLAAEKAAGVGHHVALTIVGTDRPQDITYFHGKAAQEALIRESGIPFTLVHATQFFDFAAALAIGAEGDEIRVSDAMIQPIAADDVATGIARAAVGSPGGDIEIAGPEAFPIADFVQDWLVTKGDDRTVVASPDGTYFGAVIPERALLPVEGAQIFSATYAEWLKTQ; encoded by the coding sequence ATGGCCAAGATCATCGTCATCGGAGGCAGCGGCAACATCGGCTCTCGCGTCGTGGAGAAGCTGCGCGCACACGGGCACGACGTCGTCGCCGCATCGCGGCAGAACGGGATCGACGCGTACACCGGGATCGGTCTCGCGGAGATCCTCGCGGGCGCGGACGTCGTGGTCGACACGACCCAGGCGCCGTCATTCGACGCCGAGGTGGTGCGGGACTACTTCACCACCTCCACCGCGCATCTGCTCGCGGCCGAGAAGGCGGCGGGAGTCGGGCACCACGTCGCGCTCACCATCGTCGGCACCGATCGCCCGCAGGACATCACCTACTTCCACGGAAAGGCTGCGCAGGAAGCACTGATCCGCGAGTCCGGCATCCCGTTCACGCTCGTCCACGCGACGCAGTTCTTCGACTTCGCGGCCGCCCTCGCCATCGGCGCTGAGGGCGACGAGATCCGGGTGTCCGATGCGATGATCCAGCCGATCGCCGCCGATGACGTCGCCACCGGAATCGCGCGGGCTGCCGTCGGGTCTCCGGGAGGGGACATCGAGATCGCCGGCCCGGAGGCGTTCCCGATCGCCGACTTCGTGCAGGACTGGCTCGTCACGAAGGGCGACGACCGCACCGTCGTCGCGTCGCCGGACGGAACCTACTTCGGAGCCGTGATCCCCGAGCGGGCCCTGCTGCCCGTCGAGGGAGCGCAGATCTTCTCCGCGACCTACGCCGAGTGGTTGAAGACGCAGTAG
- a CDS encoding GNAT family N-acetyltransferase has product MALQLTPLPADRFDDWRTAARQRMIDGNQSAGMRVGDDAVAYADKLFGDVLVDGLATPSTRILCVVDEAEGELGTVWLVLRDQRVFLVDLDMTLEAVQPRSDELFTGILAHAADLGATKIGVPLFPQDAAGRALVDGHGFVLASIQMVLEPLPPREVAAHVVVAPMMPERYPRFAEASEAGFAQDLVASGRYTPEEAAAESHRQMMLELPEGLRTEGQELFTATVAGVEVGILWFGMRTRDGRPHVFILDIEVAADQRRKGYGRELMRAAEREARRLGAESIGLHVFGFNTAAVDLYEQLGYRRVEETLLLDL; this is encoded by the coding sequence ATGGCCCTGCAACTGACGCCTCTGCCGGCCGACCGGTTCGACGACTGGCGAACCGCCGCCAGGCAACGCATGATCGATGGCAATCAGTCGGCGGGGATGCGGGTCGGTGACGACGCGGTCGCCTATGCGGACAAACTGTTCGGAGACGTGCTCGTCGACGGACTCGCGACACCCTCGACTCGCATCCTCTGCGTCGTCGATGAGGCCGAAGGCGAGCTCGGCACCGTCTGGCTCGTCCTCCGCGATCAGCGGGTGTTCCTCGTCGACCTCGACATGACGCTCGAGGCCGTCCAGCCTCGGAGCGACGAGCTCTTCACCGGCATCCTGGCGCACGCCGCCGACCTGGGAGCCACGAAGATCGGCGTCCCCCTCTTCCCGCAGGATGCCGCCGGTCGCGCTCTCGTCGACGGACACGGCTTCGTGCTCGCATCGATCCAGATGGTCCTCGAACCGCTGCCCCCGCGCGAGGTCGCCGCGCACGTCGTCGTGGCTCCGATGATGCCGGAGCGCTACCCCCGGTTCGCCGAGGCGTCCGAGGCCGGCTTCGCGCAGGACCTGGTGGCCTCGGGCCGTTACACCCCCGAGGAAGCGGCAGCGGAGTCCCACCGGCAGATGATGCTCGAGCTGCCCGAGGGGTTGCGGACCGAGGGCCAGGAGCTGTTCACCGCGACCGTCGCCGGCGTCGAGGTCGGCATCCTCTGGTTCGGCATGCGGACTCGAGACGGCCGGCCGCACGTGTTCATCCTCGACATCGAGGTCGCCGCCGACCAGCGGCGCAAGGGGTACGGGCGCGAGCTCATGCGCGCGGCCGAGCGCGAAGCCCGCCGGCTCGGCGCCGAATCCATCGGGTTGCACGTCTTCGGCTTCAACACGGCCGCGGTAGACCTCTACGAACAGCTCGGGTACCGCCGAGTGGAGGAGACCCTGCTCCTCGACCTGTGA